The nucleotide window ACACCCCACTCGTCTTGCAACGCGAGCGCGGCGCGGCGCATGGAGCTCCAGTCCACTCCCCAGGCGCGGCGTGGGTACGCGGAGCCCAGGTAGAGGTTTTCGAGCACGCTGAAGCCGGGCACCAATTGGCGGTCCTGGTGCAGCACCCGAATGCCGCGTGCCTGCGCGGCGTCGGGCCCCGTAAAGTGAGTTGGAGCGCCGTCCCACAGCAGCTCGCCCGCGCTAGGCGCGTACACGCCACTCACGACCTTGATCAGCGTACTTTTCCCCGCGCCGTTCTCGCCCACGAGGCCGTGGACCTCGCCCGCGGCGAGCGAGAGGTCCACCCCTTGCAGCGCCGCCTGCGTCCCGAAACGCTTGTTCAGGCCGCGCAGCGTCAGCAGGGGTGCGGCGACAGGGTCTCGGCCGAGGGTCAAGGTGAAGGTCCTGTCTCCGGTGGAGCCAGCGTGCTCAGGGCTGACGGGTGACGAGTGTGGCGGGCGCATAGAGTTCAGTGGCGCTCACCTTCTGTCCCTTGAAGACGCGGTCGATCTGTTGCGCGACCAGCACGGCCATCTGGGGGAAGTTCTGCTTGAGCGTGGCCTTGATGGGGGAGCCTTTTTGAATCAGACTCACCGCCTGACTGGTGCCGTCAATGCCGACGACGATGATGTCGTCACGCCCGGCGGCCTGCAAGGCTTGGGCAGCGCCGATGGCGGGCTCGTCCCACCCGGCCCAGACAGCGGTAATGGCGCCTTTGCGGGAATTGGCCAGCAGGATGTTCTCCATCTGCTTGCGTGAATTCTCGATCGGGCCGGGCACCTGCACTTCCTGCTCGGTCACGACCTTGATACCTGGATTGGCCTTGAGCGCCGCGTCGAGCGCCTGGGTCCGCTTGAGCACACCCGGATGGGGACGGTAGGTGAGCACCACGAGATTGCCCTTGCCGTTCATGGCCTTGAACAGGTACTGGGTGATGGTTTTGCCCAGAGCCGTGTTGTCACTGGTGGCGTTCATGGCCATGCCGCTGATGTAGCCGCTGTCGAGGCCGAACACGGGAATCTTGGCATCGTTCGCGGCGCGAATCTGGTTCTTGAGCTGGTTGGGGTCGGTGCTGACGATGACGATCGCATTCACCTTGGCGGAAATGACGTCTTCCATCCGGCTGGCGAGTTGCCCCACGTCCCCTTTGGTGTCGACCACGTTGGTCTTCCAGCCACGCTGCGCGGCTTGCGCCTGCAGCGACGCGATCATCTGGTTGGTCGTCACTGACTGTTGGAAGGGGGTCAAGATGGCCACGGTTTTCGCCGGGGTGGCCGCACCTGCGCCCGTGGCGAGTAGGCCGAGGGTGAGCGCTGCGGTCCGGAAGGCGAGGTGGGGAATCGTGCGCTGTGGGTTCACCATAAGCAACTCCTGGTGCGGATAGGCCGCGTGACATGTGAACTTCAAGACCGCGTGCACAGCTACGGGAGGTAGCCTGCCCCGGAACCTTTCGTGAACTATCTGGACAGTGTATGGCACGATCTTACACACGTGGCCCAGTCACCTGTTCTCGTTGAGCCCTCAGCTTGGAGGGCAAAGACGCGAACAGGGACCTCTTTCTGTTCCTCAAGAGCTTCGTTCTGGAAACTCCGTCGAGGAGCAGCACCCGGCGAGTAGACCCGAACTGCCCGTCTGCGCCCGTGATCCACAACCCGCCGTATCCAGAGAGACGGGGGGTGGTGTTGCTGGTCTTCGCCGGGGCTGCAGCCGAGTTCGTGATCGACTGGCTGTTCTTCACGGCAGAATCCCTCA belongs to Deinococcus apachensis DSM 19763 and includes:
- a CDS encoding sugar ABC transporter substrate-binding protein; this encodes MVNPQRTIPHLAFRTAALTLGLLATGAGAATPAKTVAILTPFQQSVTTNQMIASLQAQAAQRGWKTNVVDTKGDVGQLASRMEDVISAKVNAIVIVSTDPNQLKNQIRAANDAKIPVFGLDSGYISGMAMNATSDNTALGKTITQYLFKAMNGKGNLVVLTYRPHPGVLKRTQALDAALKANPGIKVVTEQEVQVPGPIENSRKQMENILLANSRKGAITAVWAGWDEPAIGAAQALQAAGRDDIIVVGIDGTSQAVSLIQKGSPIKATLKQNFPQMAVLVAQQIDRVFKGQKVSATELYAPATLVTRQP